CTTGGTCTGCAAATCTCTTTGCTTAAAGCGAACTTTAAAGTCCAGCTTCTGCTGCTTCAGCCGATTGAGGGCCAAATCACCTCGGGCGCTGCGCATCAAAATAGGATGCTCGAGCTGTACGCCCAATTTATAATACTCCAAAGGGCTCCCTTGGCCAAATTGCAGACTTTCTCCCGCCAAAAAGTTATACTTCAACTTAATTTTGGGCAATAATTTATTGGCCTTTAAGCGCTCTTCTAGCTCCAAACCCTGCTGCTGAAAAGCATAGCTTTGTAGCTCGGGCTGCTCCTCCAAACGGGCCAAAAGCTCCTCCAAATCACTACTATCTAAGGGCGTTAGGGGCAAGGCCAAAATAGATTGAGCCAAACTGCCCAAGGGCAAACTCTTTTCTTCTAACTCTTCGCCCCAAAGATGCCGCTCTACCTTTAAGGCCGCTTGCTCACTAGCCAAACGCGCCTCCAATTGCTTGAGGCCAGCATCCTGCCACTGAATAAAGCCCTTTAAGGTGTCTATGGCCGCAATGTCTCCCTGCAAAAAACGGTCGCGCAACTGCGACAATTGTCTAGCCTGAATTTCTCGGTTTTCTTCATAAACAGCCAAACAGGCCTGCTTGTAGGACCAGCCCCAATAGTCTGCAGAAATATCATAGAGCAATTGGTTAATTTGGGCCAATTGCTCGGCCTGATTCTGCGATTGAAGCAATTTTGCCTGCCGAATTGCATTGCGGCGCTCGTTCTGTATCAATCCATTGAGAATAGGGACCTCTACACCCAAAAAAGCCTGCCCCGCCGCTGGCAACTGATCGGCCGGATTGAGGTAGTAGCCCTCGGCCAAACGATAACCCGCCTGAAGGTTAATCCCCCAAATGCTAGGCAGTTGCAAGTAGCTTTCAAAAATATCATAATATTCCTTGCTCTTAAATTGCTTTTGGTCCCATTTGGCCATCAACTTAGGGTCTAGCCCTCCCCTAGCCTTACGCAACTCCGCCTCAGCCGTCTGCTCCAAAAGCTGAATTTGTCGACTCAAGGGATGGTAAAGCTTTGCATTTTCTATCAGGCTTTGATAACTCAGGCTGTCTTGCGCCCGAAGCGGAAAAAGCAGCAGCAAAAGGGCGGCCGCTAAAAAAAAGGATTTCAACGACATGCTTATTTTTTGAGCTGATTGACAGGAGCTTTCATTTTTACTTTTTCATAGTTGATTTCGTAATAATCTGGCGGGAAACCATTGAGCTGCCGCCAAACTTCATAGCCCAAATAAACATCTTTGAGCAAAATCCGAGCTTCTGCCGCTGCGCCAACCCGCAAGCCATTCGGCCAATCTTTGGCCGCATAGGGGTCCGGAATCACCAAGGCTCTAAACATAGAGTTATCACTTACGGCATTATCTACCGCATAGACCTTTCCTTTAAAGGTACCTACCGACTGGTTGGGCCAGCCCGCAAAAACAAAGGCCGGCCAACCATCAAAGGTAAAGATGACTGTTTCCCCTTTCTGAAGTAGGGGGTAATCCATTGGCCGCACATATATTTCTACAGCAGGGGGAGGCGAAAGTGGCGCCACCGCAAGCAATTGCTCCGTTTCTTTCAAGGTCTCGCCAATTCCCTTTTTATAAATCTTAGAAACAAAGCCATCCTGAGGGGCCAAGATGTAGTAAAACTGCTGCCGATTCTGATAATTGGCCTTGGTGTTTTTCAACTTGGCCACCTTTTCTTGGCTGTCAAAACCCGCCGTCAAAGCCGAAAGACGATCCGACTCCGCCTTGGCCAATTTATCGCCATAATCTGCCCGAATGCTATTGAGCGCAATTTTAGCATTGAGGTATTCATTTTTTGATAGCTCTAGCTTATTTTCTGCCGCATTCAGCTTGGCCTCCGTTTCTTGCATTTTGTTGCGCTTAGCCTCCAGTTCGGTCAATGATTTTAGCCCCTTCTGATAAAGCGTATCGGTCCGAAAAAACTGCTTTTCTGCAATGTTTTGGGCCATTTTGGCCGCCTCCAACTTTGCACTATCCGAGGCAATCTTAAATTTGGCCTGCTTGAGCTTGTTCTCCGCCTGCTCCAACTTGAAGCCCCTCGACTCCCGCAACAAGCGAATACGCTGCGCCAAAGCCTCCGCCTTCTGCTGATAAGATACCACAGAAGAAGATTTAGCGACCAACTGCTCATCAGTCCGCTGTACTAACTCAGGGTCCATATAGGCTACCTTAATTTCCGATAAACGCACCAGCGTATCTCCCGCATGCACCGTATCGCCTTCCTGTACATACCATTGCTCAATCCGCCCCGGAATAATAGGGTAAACCGACTGAGGCCGATCTTCTGGCCGCAAAGAAGTTACTTTTCCCTTGGCCCGTATGTTCTGCGTCCAAGGCAAAAAAGCCATAGAAAACAAGAGAATAAAGAGCGATAGTAAGGTATAGAGCAACCAACGCCTACTCTTGGGCGTACTCACCTTCTTAAAGGCAGGATATTGCTTAATCCGCTGAATAGGCAGCGAATCGCTAGGAGAAATATTGAGCATATAAGGGTTATTCTTTTTTGTAGATGGCAATTGTTTGCAAACTAACTATAAATACAAAATAAGGTTGAATTTCTATGTGGATATTAGTTTTTTTTAACAGCCTTTTCTCTGCCCGATGGCCTTAGGCTAAATTTGTGGCTTCCGCAAAAAGGCCCTATCTTTGGCAGCGATAATTTTGATCAAAAAATCGAGAATTGCGCATTCAGCTATGAAAAAACCTTATGTTATAGGGATTACCGGGGGAAGTGGCTCGGGCAAAACCACTTTTTTATCTGCTTTAGAACAAGAATTTGGCAAAGAGCAAATTTGTATCCTTTCTGCGGACCACTACTACCGCCCCAGAGAAGAACAAAAAGCCGATGAACAGGGAGTCCTCAATTTTGACCTCCCCTCTTCTATTAATGCCGAAGAACTAGAGCGAGATGTCCGCCAGCTGATTGCAGGCCAAGATATAGAACGAGAGGAATATACCTTCAATAATCCTTTGGTCCAACCCAAAATGCTTAAATTTAAGGCGGCGCCCATCCTTATTTTAGAGGGTATTTTTGTCTTTCATTATCCTCAAGTCGCCGACCTGATCGACCTCAAGGTCTTTCTCTACACCAGCGAGTCTACGGCCCTTTCTCGCCGAATCAAGCGGGACCGCATTGAGCGCAATTATCCCCTAGAAGATGTGCTTTACCGCTATGAGCATCATGTGATGCCCACTTACCGACAGTATATTGCGCCCATTAAGGAGCAGGCCGATTTACTCATCAATAATAACCATAAGTTTGATGCGGGTCTTCAGGTCTTTAAGGGCTTTATCAATAATTATCTGCAAGAAGTAGAGGATTAAGTTTTTTTGGGGCCTGCGGGCCCCTTTTGCCTTGCTGCGCTGCGGCAAGGGCC
This genomic interval from Saprospira grandis contains the following:
- a CDS encoding uridine kinase family protein, which gives rise to MAAIILIKKSRIAHSAMKKPYVIGITGGSGSGKTTFLSALEQEFGKEQICILSADHYYRPREEQKADEQGVLNFDLPSSINAEELERDVRQLIAGQDIEREEYTFNNPLVQPKMLKFKAAPILILEGIFVFHYPQVADLIDLKVFLYTSESTALSRRIKRDRIERNYPLEDVLYRYEHHVMPTYRQYIAPIKEQADLLINNNHKFDAGLQVFKGFINNYLQEVED
- a CDS encoding HlyD family secretion protein; the protein is MLNISPSDSLPIQRIKQYPAFKKVSTPKSRRWLLYTLLSLFILLFSMAFLPWTQNIRAKGKVTSLRPEDRPQSVYPIIPGRIEQWYVQEGDTVHAGDTLVRLSEIKVAYMDPELVQRTDEQLVAKSSSVVSYQQKAEALAQRIRLLRESRGFKLEQAENKLKQAKFKIASDSAKLEAAKMAQNIAEKQFFRTDTLYQKGLKSLTELEAKRNKMQETEAKLNAAENKLELSKNEYLNAKIALNSIRADYGDKLAKAESDRLSALTAGFDSQEKVAKLKNTKANYQNRQQFYYILAPQDGFVSKIYKKGIGETLKETEQLLAVAPLSPPPAVEIYVRPMDYPLLQKGETVIFTFDGWPAFVFAGWPNQSVGTFKGKVYAVDNAVSDNSMFRALVIPDPYAAKDWPNGLRVGAAAEARILLKDVYLGYEVWRQLNGFPPDYYEINYEKVKMKAPVNQLKK
- a CDS encoding TolC family protein gives rise to the protein MSLKSFFLAAALLLLLFPLRAQDSLSYQSLIENAKLYHPLSRQIQLLEQTAEAELRKARGGLDPKLMAKWDQKQFKSKEYYDIFESYLQLPSIWGINLQAGYRLAEGYYLNPADQLPAAGQAFLGVEVPILNGLIQNERRNAIRQAKLLQSQNQAEQLAQINQLLYDISADYWGWSYKQACLAVYEENREIQARQLSQLRDRFLQGDIAAIDTLKGFIQWQDAGLKQLEARLASEQAALKVERHLWGEELEEKSLPLGSLAQSILALPLTPLDSSDLEELLARLEEQPELQSYAFQQQGLELEERLKANKLLPKIKLKYNFLAGESLQFGQGSPLEYYKLGVQLEHPILMRSARGDLALNRLKQQKLDFKVRFKQRDLQTKLKSYFMALQQAVKQAQLADELVENYRRLVVAEREKFMLGESDIFIVNTRQQQYVEAQLKALKLRYNYIKSRIAWQWASNW